A single region of the Thermodesulfatator indicus DSM 15286 genome encodes:
- a CDS encoding ADP-ribosylglycohydrolase family protein → MTLRERYTGCLLGLAVGDALGAPLEFQARDLFEPVTDMIGGGPHFLEPGQWTDDTSMALCLAESLIEKGGFDPHDQMERYCRWYEEGYLSSTGVCFDIGNTVKKALEKFRQTGNPFAGSKDPWSAGNGCIMRLAPVPMFFYPDIEKAEWYAQESARTTHGAQECLDAARLFARMLIRALAGKPKEEILLADSENFEASPKILDIARGAYFEKEEYEIRGTGYVVESLEAALWCFWQSESFEEAVLMAINLGDDADTTGAVCGQIAGAYYGEKAIPERWLKKLTMAEKIRNTALKLLEAATRRSEK, encoded by the coding sequence ATGACTTTACGTGAACGATATACCGGTTGCCTTTTGGGGCTGGCCGTGGGAGACGCCTTAGGGGCTCCTCTTGAGTTCCAGGCAAGAGACCTCTTTGAGCCTGTCACGGACATGATTGGCGGAGGCCCACATTTCCTTGAACCCGGACAGTGGACAGACGATACCTCCATGGCCCTTTGTCTGGCCGAAAGCCTTATTGAAAAAGGCGGCTTTGACCCTCACGACCAGATGGAACGTTACTGCCGTTGGTACGAGGAAGGATATTTGAGCAGCACAGGGGTGTGCTTTGACATAGGAAATACGGTTAAAAAGGCCCTTGAAAAGTTTCGCCAAACCGGAAACCCCTTTGCCGGCTCAAAAGACCCCTGGTCTGCTGGTAACGGCTGCATTATGCGGCTGGCTCCAGTGCCTATGTTTTTCTACCCGGACATAGAAAAGGCCGAATGGTACGCCCAGGAAAGCGCCAGAACCACCCACGGAGCCCAAGAATGCCTGGACGCCGCGCGTCTTTTTGCTCGAATGCTGATAAGAGCTCTTGCCGGGAAGCCCAAAGAAGAAATCCTTCTTGCTGATAGCGAAAATTTTGAAGCCAGTCCCAAAATTCTTGATATAGCCAGAGGTGCCTATTTTGAAAAAGAAGAATACGAAATAAGAGGCACGGGATACGTGGTAGAAAGCCTTGAAGCCGCTCTCTGGTGTTTCTGGCAAAGTGAGTCCTTTGAAGAGGCTGTTTTAATGGCCATTAATCTTGGTGATGACGCAGATACCACCGGTGCCGTGTGCGGGCAGATTGCTGGTGCCTATTACGGCGAGAAGGCCATCCCTGAAAGATGGCTTAAAAAGCTTACCATGGCCGAAAAAATCAGAAATACAGCCTTAAAACTCCTTGAAGCTGCTACAAGAAGAAGTGAAAAGTGA
- a CDS encoding methyltransferase domain-containing protein: protein MSYKWNPEEYRISSSNQKRWGQELLSKIDFKGDEKVLDIGCGDGEITALIAQRVPKGFVVGIDSSKDMINMAKKNFLSKEYPNLSFLVKDVREITFEKEFDIVFSNACLHWVIDHLSVLKRIKTSLKPSGKIFFQMGGKGNAEEIIKVLENIIRQPKWSKFFKNFSFPYGFYSPKEYSKWLKIAGFKPKRIELLTKDMIHQDEKTFASWLLSTWLPYLQRIPENNREEFISEVIKRYLEKHPQDKNGCIHVQMVRLEVEAEIH from the coding sequence ATGAGTTACAAATGGAATCCTGAAGAATATCGCATTAGCTCTTCGAATCAAAAAAGATGGGGTCAAGAACTACTTTCAAAAATTGATTTTAAAGGCGATGAAAAAGTTTTAGATATTGGTTGCGGAGACGGAGAAATAACAGCCCTTATTGCCCAGAGAGTTCCCAAAGGATTTGTTGTAGGAATTGATAGCTCAAAAGATATGATAAACATGGCTAAGAAAAATTTTTTGTCAAAAGAATATCCAAATCTCAGTTTTTTGGTAAAAGATGTAAGAGAAATCACTTTTGAGAAGGAATTTGATATCGTATTTTCAAATGCTTGTCTACATTGGGTAATAGATCACCTTTCTGTCCTTAAAAGAATAAAAACAAGTTTAAAACCTTCTGGAAAAATCTTTTTTCAAATGGGTGGTAAGGGAAATGCAGAAGAAATTATAAAGGTCTTAGAAAATATTATAAGACAACCAAAGTGGTCTAAATTTTTTAAAAATTTCTCATTTCCTTATGGTTTTTATAGCCCTAAAGAATACAGTAAATGGCTAAAGATAGCTGGCTTTAAACCAAAAAGGATTGAGCTATTAACAAAAGATATGATTCATCAAGACGAGAAAACTTTTGCTTCATGGCTCCTCTCTACCTGGCTTCCTTACCTCCAAAGAATTCCTGAAAATAATAGAGAAGAGTTTATAAGCGAGGTGATAAAAAGATATCTTGAAAAACACCCTCAAGACAAAAACGGGTGTATTCATGTTCAAATGGTAAGATTAGAAGTCGAAGCCGAAATACACTAA
- a CDS encoding (Fe-S)-binding protein, whose translation MKPTELCARCGKCLVACPVFKATRRETFSPRGRLMALEEKKASFSFWASCLLCGACEKTCPNNVPLLETLVKAKLAHPIPTRYLLAAADKLKPIASERFSIKKELVSLKGKKIAIFLGCGGELLYPQAIKHLISLCPRPADLFVPQEQTCCGLPFLAAGDEKAFKEHLETNLKAFKQAELIITLCASCLFTLKKIYPAFTGDDGISAKTLDAMAYLAKNQDLEFSVPKEDIFFQVPCHLKNLDTFPWWRDLGLLYYEGCCGQAGAFGYLFSKKAEQIRRPLFKEIEKSKPRYLATACTSCLLALKKAFPTFPAKMVIEYLKTFIDPRFSLKREP comes from the coding sequence ATGAAACCAACTGAGCTTTGTGCCCGTTGTGGTAAATGCCTGGTGGCCTGTCCTGTGTTTAAGGCCACCAGACGCGAGACCTTTTCTCCCAGGGGAAGGCTAATGGCCCTCGAGGAGAAGAAGGCCTCTTTTAGTTTTTGGGCTAGCTGTCTTTTGTGCGGTGCCTGTGAGAAGACCTGCCCTAATAATGTTCCCCTTCTGGAAACACTGGTTAAGGCCAAGTTAGCTCATCCCATACCTACGCGATATTTGCTGGCCGCGGCTGATAAATTAAAGCCAATAGCCTCGGAAAGGTTTTCTATTAAAAAAGAACTAGTTTCTTTAAAGGGAAAGAAAATAGCTATTTTTCTCGGCTGTGGTGGTGAGCTTCTTTATCCACAGGCCATAAAGCACTTAATAAGTTTATGTCCACGGCCTGCTGACCTGTTTGTGCCTCAAGAACAAACCTGTTGCGGGCTTCCTTTCCTGGCGGCAGGTGATGAGAAGGCCTTTAAAGAACACTTAGAAACAAACCTTAAGGCCTTTAAGCAGGCTGAGCTTATTATAACCCTTTGTGCTTCCTGCCTTTTTACTCTTAAAAAAATTTATCCCGCGTTCACCGGAGACGATGGGATATCAGCCAAAACTCTGGACGCCATGGCCTATCTGGCTAAAAATCAGGATTTAGAGTTTAGTGTGCCTAAAGAAGACATTTTTTTTCAGGTGCCCTGTCATTTGAAAAATTTAGACACCTTCCCTTGGTGGCGAGATTTAGGCCTTCTCTACTATGAAGGCTGTTGCGGCCAGGCAGGGGCTTTTGGTTATCTTTTCTCCAAAAAGGCCGAGCAAATAAGGCGGCCCCTTTTTAAAGAGATTGAAAAGAGTAAGCCCCGTTACCTGGCCACAGCCTGTACTTCCTGTTTGCTGGCCCTTAAAAAGGCGTTTCCTACTTTTCCCGCTAAGATGGTGATAGAGTATCTGAAAACTTTTATTGACCCAAGATTTTCACTTAAGCGAGAACCTTAG
- a CDS encoding HD domain-containing protein encodes MFWHRLAKLLFEGAMLKRLERTGYAYLGTGKENIAAHSFGVSLAAMMLAKLVPEVDETKLLKMAILHDFLEARTGDLNSVNKLYDRVDEEAAANDAFSGLPWEEEWQELLREYREAKTLEAQLVHDADQLDLMVMLKEQHDLGNPYARRWLVYAKRRLRTDIGRKLAEAITETDWASWWLDQFVAKDETN; translated from the coding sequence ATGTTTTGGCACAGGTTAGCCAAGCTCCTCTTTGAAGGAGCTATGTTGAAACGCCTTGAACGCACGGGATATGCCTATTTGGGGACAGGCAAAGAGAACATAGCGGCCCATTCCTTTGGTGTTTCCTTGGCCGCTATGATGCTTGCCAAGCTCGTTCCAGAAGTTGACGAAACTAAACTGCTTAAGATGGCCATTTTGCATGATTTTTTAGAGGCACGCACCGGGGACCTCAATTCGGTAAACAAACTCTATGACAGAGTTGACGAAGAGGCCGCGGCTAACGATGCCTTCTCTGGTCTTCCTTGGGAGGAAGAATGGCAGGAGCTTTTAAGAGAATACCGCGAGGCCAAGACCCTTGAGGCCCAACTAGTCCATGATGCCGACCAGCTAGACCTCATGGTTATGCTCAAGGAGCAGCATGACCTGGGAAACCCTTACGCCCGCCGCTGGCTGGTTTACGCCAAAAGAAGGCTTCGTACCGATATTGGCCGTAAACTTGCAGAGGCCATTACCGAAACAGATTGGGCCTCCTGGTGGCTTGACCAATTTGTGGCCAAAGATGAAACCAACTGA
- a CDS encoding SNF2-related protein, whose translation MEKLKQISIFERVEERVWPSVEFFPLNTPYQKIENIVREDILSSSRYTIVTGYSSLEYLISFFGEGHFPNRKITVVLGHELDLPEEQLKAPWPKVNLSQEIKEYWLEKGISVTLSGALLNFLEELKARNIVFRLGRELHAKVYLGDTHAILGSSNFSRAGFVFQKEANIRLSATDPRYEDLKLIVSNFVKDSQDYQEEIIALLEQLLRYVSWQEVLAYAICQIMGDEWLTQHEGLSRVLARLKLWPSQRQAVAQALWVLDNHGSVLIADPTGAGKTKVGLAVLTALSFRFLSRQELRRLSSYVICPPGVKDQWEEEALSEDIPFVPEAISQGLLSVSHGEARSRALEKIRRANILLIDEAHNYLSRTSRRSQSIQLNSLAEHVILMTATPINRGVEDLLRLMEVLGLDNLSEEGLETYQKLRREIETTGKFSRDQLEKLRRYVQLFTVRRTKQELNRLIEEKPEEYRDKFGRLCRFPKEISKLYPTGETQRDRELALKIDELSRELKGLVWLRKTIFDLWQNENAFDANFLSKRLSAAPALARFNVKAMLRSSRVALVEHIEGTEAAQRAFGLSGKFKHATGDILSALADWKLKAKELFRPLPETAEAPLWLKSKEAFLEALDQEMKIYGRIASLCREISPAREETKARFVLELFKKHKLILAYDSRLITLAYLEGLVKRLDPEIKILFVTGGRPKERRLLKRFFSLGSPAKNVLALCSDAVAEGVNLQQAGAVVFFDLPSVIRLAEQRIGRIERLDSPHEEVEIYWPNDSQEFCVSTDRRLVERHLLVENILGSNINIPEEFLEYAQGYQEEKITGRMMLELFEQKRKEFEASFWDGLADAFQPVKKLMEGENPLVPEKTFREIKGLKIKGSLVSAVKAKRPWCFLCLKGSKKANTAPSWVFLEKGKEPITDISEICQKLRENLTPDEASIPWLKGADELLQSFLEDLKRAEFLLLPARHKRALKVFQEILRYYHRRDRGHERRAVVARLLYLIENYREENLDLYHFSRLCLELLVPKLQEFIKTTQKRGPFLLKDLKTYLRENPLTTEELKSLLANVKTKDPVEKMIAACLLGLPEESKE comes from the coding sequence ATGGAAAAACTAAAACAGATTTCTATTTTTGAGCGCGTTGAAGAGCGTGTCTGGCCATCGGTAGAATTTTTTCCCTTGAATACTCCTTATCAAAAAATAGAAAACATTGTCCGTGAAGATATTCTCTCTTCAAGTCGCTATACCATCGTTACCGGCTATTCTTCTCTTGAATACCTTATTTCGTTCTTTGGCGAGGGTCATTTCCCTAACCGCAAGATTACCGTGGTGTTAGGCCACGAGCTTGATCTCCCTGAAGAGCAGTTAAAGGCTCCCTGGCCCAAAGTTAACCTCTCTCAGGAGATAAAGGAATACTGGCTTGAAAAGGGTATCTCTGTAACCCTTAGTGGTGCTCTTCTCAATTTTCTCGAAGAGTTAAAGGCGAGAAATATTGTCTTTCGCCTGGGCCGAGAGCTTCACGCCAAGGTCTATCTGGGAGATACCCATGCTATTTTGGGCTCAAGCAATTTTTCCCGGGCTGGCTTTGTTTTTCAAAAAGAGGCCAATATTCGCCTCTCAGCCACAGACCCACGCTACGAAGACTTAAAGCTTATTGTCTCAAACTTTGTTAAAGACAGTCAGGATTACCAGGAGGAGATAATAGCCCTTCTAGAGCAGCTTTTGCGCTACGTAAGCTGGCAGGAGGTGCTGGCCTATGCCATTTGCCAGATAATGGGCGACGAATGGCTTACTCAGCACGAGGGTTTAAGCCGGGTGCTTGCCAGGCTAAAGCTTTGGCCTTCCCAGCGGCAGGCCGTGGCTCAGGCCCTATGGGTGCTTGATAACCACGGAAGTGTGCTCATTGCTGACCCCACCGGCGCCGGGAAGACCAAAGTAGGGCTTGCGGTGCTTACGGCGCTAAGTTTCAGGTTTCTTTCCCGGCAGGAGTTAAGACGCCTTTCAAGCTACGTAATCTGCCCACCTGGTGTTAAAGACCAGTGGGAAGAAGAGGCTTTAAGCGAAGACATTCCCTTTGTGCCAGAGGCCATTTCTCAGGGGCTATTAAGTGTGTCACACGGTGAGGCCAGAAGCCGTGCCCTTGAAAAGATTAGGCGGGCCAATATCCTCCTCATCGACGAAGCCCATAATTACCTTTCCCGTACTTCCAGGCGTTCGCAGAGTATCCAGTTAAACAGCCTGGCTGAACACGTAATCCTCATGACCGCCACGCCCATAAATCGCGGCGTGGAAGACCTCCTGCGTTTAATGGAAGTCCTTGGCCTTGATAACCTTTCTGAAGAGGGCCTTGAGACCTATCAGAAACTAAGACGTGAGATTGAAACCACCGGGAAATTTTCTCGTGATCAGCTGGAAAAGCTTAGGCGTTATGTTCAGCTCTTTACCGTGCGGCGCACCAAACAGGAGTTAAACCGTCTCATTGAAGAAAAACCAGAGGAATATCGTGACAAATTTGGGCGTCTCTGCCGTTTCCCGAAAGAAATTAGCAAACTTTACCCTACAGGAGAAACCCAACGCGACCGCGAGTTAGCTCTTAAGATTGACGAGCTTTCGCGGGAACTCAAAGGCCTTGTCTGGTTGCGAAAAACTATCTTTGATCTCTGGCAAAACGAAAACGCCTTTGACGCTAATTTTTTAAGTAAAAGGCTTTCTGCAGCCCCGGCCCTGGCCCGGTTTAATGTCAAGGCCATGCTGCGCTCCTCAAGAGTGGCTCTCGTGGAGCACATTGAAGGCACTGAAGCCGCCCAAAGGGCCTTTGGGCTTAGCGGCAAGTTCAAGCACGCCACTGGCGACATTCTAAGTGCCCTGGCTGACTGGAAGCTTAAAGCCAAGGAGCTTTTCAGGCCTTTGCCGGAGACTGCTGAAGCGCCTCTCTGGCTTAAAAGCAAAGAGGCCTTTCTTGAGGCCCTTGACCAGGAGATGAAAATCTATGGCCGGATAGCCAGTCTTTGTCGGGAAATATCCCCTGCTCGCGAAGAAACCAAGGCCCGCTTTGTACTTGAGCTTTTCAAAAAACACAAACTTATTCTGGCTTATGACAGCCGTTTAATCACGCTGGCCTATCTGGAAGGCCTTGTAAAGAGGCTTGACCCGGAGATAAAGATACTTTTCGTTACCGGGGGAAGGCCAAAGGAAAGACGCCTCCTTAAGCGCTTCTTTTCTCTGGGGTCGCCGGCCAAGAATGTGCTTGCCCTTTGTTCTGACGCGGTGGCTGAAGGTGTAAACCTTCAGCAGGCAGGAGCGGTGGTGTTTTTTGATCTACCTTCGGTTATAAGGCTTGCTGAGCAACGCATCGGCCGTATTGAGCGCCTTGATAGCCCTCACGAAGAAGTTGAAATTTACTGGCCAAATGACTCGCAAGAATTCTGTGTTTCCACTGACAGGCGTCTTGTTGAGCGCCACCTGCTAGTGGAAAACATACTGGGAAGCAATATCAACATCCCTGAAGAGTTTCTGGAATACGCCCAGGGCTATCAGGAAGAAAAGATTACCGGGCGCATGATGCTTGAGCTTTTTGAACAAAAAAGAAAGGAATTTGAGGCCAGTTTTTGGGACGGGCTGGCTGATGCCTTTCAACCGGTCAAAAAACTTATGGAAGGTGAAAACCCATTAGTACCTGAAAAGACTTTTAGAGAGATAAAGGGCCTCAAGATAAAGGGTTCGTTGGTTAGCGCGGTAAAGGCCAAAAGGCCGTGGTGCTTTTTGTGTCTCAAAGGTTCAAAGAAGGCTAATACCGCGCCTTCATGGGTTTTCCTTGAAAAAGGGAAAGAACCGATAACTGATATTTCAGAAATTTGTCAGAAACTACGAGAGAATTTAACCCCTGACGAGGCTTCTATCCCCTGGTTAAAAGGGGCTGATGAGCTTTTGCAGAGCTTTCTTGAAGACCTCAAAAGGGCAGAATTTTTACTATTGCCGGCCAGACATAAGCGGGCTTTAAAGGTCTTCCAAGAAATTTTAAGGTATTACCACCGCAGGGATAGGGGCCACGAAAGAAGGGCCGTGGTGGCGCGCCTTCTTTATTTGATTGAAAACTACCGCGAAGAAAACCTTGACCTCTATCACTTCTCCCGCCTGTGCCTTGAGCTTCTGGTGCCAAAACTTCAGGAATTCATAAAAACGACCCAGAAAAGAGGCCCTTTTCTCCTAAAAGACCTGAAAACATACTTGCGAGAAAACCCTCTGACCACAGAAGAACTAAAGAGCCTTTTGGCAAACGTGAAGACCAAAGACCCGGTAGAAAAGATGATAGCCGCCTGCCTCCTAGGCTTACCAGAAGAAAGTAAGGAGTGA